The following coding sequences lie in one Montipora foliosa isolate CH-2021 chromosome 11, ASM3666993v2, whole genome shotgun sequence genomic window:
- the LOC137976006 gene encoding uncharacterized protein isoform X1, giving the protein MKGLFPTILIFIAAARARKNHSEFLGTKVHIRLRSSSLAYAGRVEISKDGENWGTICDQDWDLNDALVICRQLTYSFAEAAVPMAGFGKGSGSIFIRDIDCKGSESTILQCKHDSWESHDINKSCDHSMDVGVLCSPPNKMFSTTLLITVLVCGMALSYILNIWLTYYICCKTKRRRKRHLTLVQQNKALARRTASQGRLENLAFEHDLDENNSQPGNQEDPGQKGIDDIPPKKASQVQHAPNSDNAGWQEEEEEEEPHVYQRIDSCLSNPPITNCSLISETDGHRPTVKQPITQTPPKSTYQPLSPQLRAKTKNDKKGDNQQNINLYQQLQLKNEESQSSSAMDDNGNSFPDYIEIISDEDFANITKKTTTPLFETEVTKTTPNESFKPAPGSKTQLKHNQRALATVVEHHQAPEENDEPDYLEPVDDVWIATTTEISLTLH; this is encoded by the exons ATGAAGGGGTTATTCCCCACGATTCTTATCTTCATTGCTGCCGCCAGAGCAAGAAAGAACCACAGTGAATTTCTGGGGACAAAAG TTCACATTCGCTTGAGAAGTTCATCTCTTGCCTACGCCGGACGAGTGGAGATTAGCAAAGACGGCGAGAACTGGGGCACGATTTGTGATCAAGACTGGGACTTAAATGACGCGCTTGTTATCTGTAGACAGCTGACCTATTCCTTTGCAGAAGCCGCTGTCCCAATGGCTGGTTTTGGTAAAGGCTCCGGTTCAATATTCATCAGAGATATAGATTGTAAAGGGAGTGAATCGACAATATTACAGTGTAAACACGATAGCTGGGAAAGCCATGACATCAACAAGTCATGTGACCACAGCATGGACGTTGGGGTCCTGTGTTCACCTCCGAACAAAA TGTTTTCGACGACACTTTTGATAACCGTCCTGGTGTGCGGTATGGCTCTGTCATATATTCTCAATATCTGGTTAACTTACTACATTTGCTGCAAGACGAAAAGGAGGAGAAAACGCCATTTGACTTTAGTACAGCAGAATAAGGCTCTTGCACGAAGAACAGCATCCCAAGGTAGATTGGAAAATCTGGCTTTTGAACACGATCTAGATGAAAATAACTCACAACCGGGTAATCAGGAAGATCCCGGACAGAAAGGGATAGATGATATTCCGCCGAAAAAAGCCTCTCAAGTGCAGCATGCTCCGAATAGTGATAACGCTGGTTggcaagaagaagaagaagaagaagaaccacATGTCTATCAGAGAATAGACTCGTGCTTGTCCAATCCGCCCATAACAAACTGCAGTTTAATTTCGGAAACCGATGGCCATCGCCCCACTGTCAAGCAACCAATAACGCAAACGCCACCAAAATCGACGTACCAGCCTCTTTCTCCTCAATTAAGAGCGAAAACGAAGAACGACAAGAAAGGTGACAATCAGCAAAATATCAACTTGTACCAGCAACTACAGTTAAAGAACGAGGAATCCCAGTCCTCCTCTGCCATGGATGATAACGGGAATAGCTTCCCTGATTACATAGAAATTATAAGTGATGAAGATTTCGCGAACATCACCAAAAAAACGACAACTCCATTATTCGAAACAGAGGTTACCAAAACGACTCCAAATGAATCGTTCAAACCAGCACCAGGCTCAAAGACTCAACTTAAACACAACCAAAGGGCGCTTGCTACAGTCGTAGAGCACCATCAGGCACCCGAAGAAAACGATGAACCGGATTACTTGGAGCCTGTGGATGATG TTTGGATTGCAACTACAACTGAAATATCTCTTACCCTCCACTGA
- the LOC137976006 gene encoding uncharacterized protein isoform X2, with the protein MGEYVHIRLRSSSLAYAGRVEISKDGENWGTICDQDWDLNDALVICRQLTYSFAEAAVPMAGFGKGSGSIFIRDIDCKGSESTILQCKHDSWESHDINKSCDHSMDVGVLCSPPNKMFSTTLLITVLVCGMALSYILNIWLTYYICCKTKRRRKRHLTLVQQNKALARRTASQGRLENLAFEHDLDENNSQPGNQEDPGQKGIDDIPPKKASQVQHAPNSDNAGWQEEEEEEEPHVYQRIDSCLSNPPITNCSLISETDGHRPTVKQPITQTPPKSTYQPLSPQLRAKTKNDKKGDNQQNINLYQQLQLKNEESQSSSAMDDNGNSFPDYIEIISDEDFANITKKTTTPLFETEVTKTTPNESFKPAPGSKTQLKHNQRALATVVEHHQAPEENDEPDYLEPVDDVWIATTTEISLTLH; encoded by the exons ATGGGAGAATACG TTCACATTCGCTTGAGAAGTTCATCTCTTGCCTACGCCGGACGAGTGGAGATTAGCAAAGACGGCGAGAACTGGGGCACGATTTGTGATCAAGACTGGGACTTAAATGACGCGCTTGTTATCTGTAGACAGCTGACCTATTCCTTTGCAGAAGCCGCTGTCCCAATGGCTGGTTTTGGTAAAGGCTCCGGTTCAATATTCATCAGAGATATAGATTGTAAAGGGAGTGAATCGACAATATTACAGTGTAAACACGATAGCTGGGAAAGCCATGACATCAACAAGTCATGTGACCACAGCATGGACGTTGGGGTCCTGTGTTCACCTCCGAACAAAA TGTTTTCGACGACACTTTTGATAACCGTCCTGGTGTGCGGTATGGCTCTGTCATATATTCTCAATATCTGGTTAACTTACTACATTTGCTGCAAGACGAAAAGGAGGAGAAAACGCCATTTGACTTTAGTACAGCAGAATAAGGCTCTTGCACGAAGAACAGCATCCCAAGGTAGATTGGAAAATCTGGCTTTTGAACACGATCTAGATGAAAATAACTCACAACCGGGTAATCAGGAAGATCCCGGACAGAAAGGGATAGATGATATTCCGCCGAAAAAAGCCTCTCAAGTGCAGCATGCTCCGAATAGTGATAACGCTGGTTggcaagaagaagaagaagaagaagaaccacATGTCTATCAGAGAATAGACTCGTGCTTGTCCAATCCGCCCATAACAAACTGCAGTTTAATTTCGGAAACCGATGGCCATCGCCCCACTGTCAAGCAACCAATAACGCAAACGCCACCAAAATCGACGTACCAGCCTCTTTCTCCTCAATTAAGAGCGAAAACGAAGAACGACAAGAAAGGTGACAATCAGCAAAATATCAACTTGTACCAGCAACTACAGTTAAAGAACGAGGAATCCCAGTCCTCCTCTGCCATGGATGATAACGGGAATAGCTTCCCTGATTACATAGAAATTATAAGTGATGAAGATTTCGCGAACATCACCAAAAAAACGACAACTCCATTATTCGAAACAGAGGTTACCAAAACGACTCCAAATGAATCGTTCAAACCAGCACCAGGCTCAAAGACTCAACTTAAACACAACCAAAGGGCGCTTGCTACAGTCGTAGAGCACCATCAGGCACCCGAAGAAAACGATGAACCGGATTACTTGGAGCCTGTGGATGATG TTTGGATTGCAACTACAACTGAAATATCTCTTACCCTCCACTGA
- the LOC137976706 gene encoding uncharacterized protein, whose product MPEVFSLTSGEERRSSAGRRETTATCTIFAQNLKTLFCLFFTSTNTRGPSCTDHRTEKFDGSKKWTYQRVSQWFRKQGGDNRRIESTILGTSKVFESKGDKDYDPWLERLKLSAWFRTTQSKPDTKQDSKATGFVQEKHKMTDKPQNGKNRALLPTTRRVVSQVNVMKTLLASYKRNTDFKSEYVTIEFAKRPEDRAIDMGFLLHGGVDCSIIPGDSGIFVKHVIAGSVADKKLSPGDRILSINGLNVTKVKLTCAQQAVRRAQGMVRLYIKKAPNRQKIIYEAIKKENRRDSSPFSDEDIEDYEDAFSVYDVKGKGNIRVNDVFPLIRSLGHNPLEAAVWCYMNELGLTGKKNFPGSFY is encoded by the exons atgccagaggtcttctcgctcaccagcggcgaggagcgtcgaagtagtgctggtcggcgagagacgacggcgacctgtaccatttttGCCCag AATTTAAAGACCTTGTTTTGCCTCTTTTTCACCAGTACTAACACACGTGGGCCATCATGTACCGATCATCGCACGGAGAAATTTGATGGGAGTAAAAAATGGACATACCAAAGAGTATCCCAGTGGTTCAGGAAACAAGGCGGGGATAACAGGAGAATAGAGAGCACTATTTTGGGAACAAGCAAAGTCTTTGAGTCTAAAGGTGACAAAGATTACGACCCTTGGTTGGAACGCTTGAAGCTATCGGCCTGGTTCCGG ACGACCCAATCCAAACCTGACACAAAGCAGGACTCCAAGGCAACAGGATTTGTCCAAGAGAAGCACAAAATGACTGACAAACCGCAGAATGGGAAGAATCGAGCACTGCTGCCTACCACAAGACGAGTGGTTTCACAAGTAAATGTTATGAAAACCTTGCTGGCATCGTACAAACGAAACACTGATTTCAAATCTGAATACGTCACGATTGAATTTGCAAAACGCCCAGAAG ATCGTGCAATAGACATGGGCTTCTTATTACACGGAGGAGTTGATTGTTCAATCATCCCTGGCGATTCGGGAATTTTTGTCAAACACGTAATCGCTGGCAGTGTCGCGGATAAAAAGTTAAGTCCTGGGGACAGGATTTTGTCG atAAACGGACTTAACGTCACAAAAGTAAAATTGACATGCGCACAACAAGCAGTGAGGAGGGCTCAAGGAATGGTCAGACTTTATATCAAGAAAGCACCTAACAGACAG AAAATTATCTACGAGgcaattaaaaaggaaaaccgaCGAGATTCTTCACCTTTCAGCGACGAGGATATTGAAG ATTACGAAGATGCCTTCTCCGTATACGACGTCAAGGGAAAAGGAAATATCAGAGTCAACGATGTATTTCCTCTGATTCGTTCACTTGGTCACAATCCCCTTGAAGCCGCGGTCTGGTGTTACATGAATGAACTGGGACTCACAGGTAAGAAGAATTTTCCAGGGTCGTTTTATTAG
- the LOC137976006 gene encoding uncharacterized protein isoform X3, translated as MKGLFPTILIFIAAARARKNHSEFLGTKVHIRLRSSSLAYAGRVEISKDGENWGTICDQDWDLNDALVICRQLTYSFAEAAVPMAGFVFSTTLLITVLVCGMALSYILNIWLTYYICCKTKRRRKRHLTLVQQNKALARRTASQGRLENLAFEHDLDENNSQPGNQEDPGQKGIDDIPPKKASQVQHAPNSDNAGWQEEEEEEEPHVYQRIDSCLSNPPITNCSLISETDGHRPTVKQPITQTPPKSTYQPLSPQLRAKTKNDKKGDNQQNINLYQQLQLKNEESQSSSAMDDNGNSFPDYIEIISDEDFANITKKTTTPLFETEVTKTTPNESFKPAPGSKTQLKHNQRALATVVEHHQAPEENDEPDYLEPVDDVWIATTTEISLTLH; from the exons ATGAAGGGGTTATTCCCCACGATTCTTATCTTCATTGCTGCCGCCAGAGCAAGAAAGAACCACAGTGAATTTCTGGGGACAAAAG TTCACATTCGCTTGAGAAGTTCATCTCTTGCCTACGCCGGACGAGTGGAGATTAGCAAAGACGGCGAGAACTGGGGCACGATTTGTGATCAAGACTGGGACTTAAATGACGCGCTTGTTATCTGTAGACAGCTGACCTATTCCTTTGCAGAAGCCGCTGTCCCAATGGCTGGTTTTG TGTTTTCGACGACACTTTTGATAACCGTCCTGGTGTGCGGTATGGCTCTGTCATATATTCTCAATATCTGGTTAACTTACTACATTTGCTGCAAGACGAAAAGGAGGAGAAAACGCCATTTGACTTTAGTACAGCAGAATAAGGCTCTTGCACGAAGAACAGCATCCCAAGGTAGATTGGAAAATCTGGCTTTTGAACACGATCTAGATGAAAATAACTCACAACCGGGTAATCAGGAAGATCCCGGACAGAAAGGGATAGATGATATTCCGCCGAAAAAAGCCTCTCAAGTGCAGCATGCTCCGAATAGTGATAACGCTGGTTggcaagaagaagaagaagaagaagaaccacATGTCTATCAGAGAATAGACTCGTGCTTGTCCAATCCGCCCATAACAAACTGCAGTTTAATTTCGGAAACCGATGGCCATCGCCCCACTGTCAAGCAACCAATAACGCAAACGCCACCAAAATCGACGTACCAGCCTCTTTCTCCTCAATTAAGAGCGAAAACGAAGAACGACAAGAAAGGTGACAATCAGCAAAATATCAACTTGTACCAGCAACTACAGTTAAAGAACGAGGAATCCCAGTCCTCCTCTGCCATGGATGATAACGGGAATAGCTTCCCTGATTACATAGAAATTATAAGTGATGAAGATTTCGCGAACATCACCAAAAAAACGACAACTCCATTATTCGAAACAGAGGTTACCAAAACGACTCCAAATGAATCGTTCAAACCAGCACCAGGCTCAAAGACTCAACTTAAACACAACCAAAGGGCGCTTGCTACAGTCGTAGAGCACCATCAGGCACCCGAAGAAAACGATGAACCGGATTACTTGGAGCCTGTGGATGATG TTTGGATTGCAACTACAACTGAAATATCTCTTACCCTCCACTGA